Proteins from one Setaria italica strain Yugu1 chromosome V, Setaria_italica_v2.0, whole genome shotgun sequence genomic window:
- the LOC101756913 gene encoding probable LRR receptor-like serine/threonine-protein kinase At3g47570 — MALAMRVMSLLPATIAVMIAAASWGAHGGASDEASALLAFKAELAGSGSGMLASWNGTAGVCSWEGVACTSGQVVALSLPSYGFAGALSPAIGNLTFLRTLNLSSNWFQGEVPASIGRLARLQTLDLSYNAFSGTLPSNLSSCVSLLLLDLSSNRFHGRIPVELGDKLTSLQKFSLGNNSLTGAMPGLLGNLSSLNYLDLRKNHLEGPIPHELGSMGGLQVLLLHDNRLSGVLPHSLYNLSSLKKLGVGDNMLSGTIPADIGDRFPGMEALDFSSNRFSGAIPPSLGNLSALTKLVLQENGFIGYLQVLVLGNNSFSGQLPNSVTNLSSTLQGLYLGDNMISGNIPINIGNLVGLTVFVMGNTSVSGQIPESIGQLRNLGVLGLYNTSLSGLIPSSLGNLTQLNRLYAYYGNLEGPIPSNLGNLKNVFVFDLSTNRLNGSIPIEVLKLPQLSWYLDLSYNSLSGPLPIEVGTMVNLNELILSGNKLSGTIPASVGNCISLVRLLLDNNLLEGSIPQSLKNIKGLALLNLTMNKLSGSIPDALASIGHLQQLYLAHNNLSGSIPKVLQNLTLLAKLDLSFNDLQGEVPKGGPFANATHLSIDGNDELCGGNPQLHLAPCSTAAAEKNRRRMSRSLMVTVASICALLFLGLVVCLIHLIHKRLRQGKENQLIPTVIDEQHERVSYQALANGTDHFSQVNLLGQGSYGAVYKCTLQDKGITAAVKVFNVWQSGSTRSFVAECEALRRVRHRCLIKIITCCLSIDHQGQEFKALVFEFMPNGNLNGWLHRASKIQSLSNTLSLAQRLDIAVDIMDALDYLHNQCQPPIIHCDLKPSNILLAESMSARVGDFGISKILPDDTSKTMLNSVSFTGLRGSIGYVAPEYGEGRAVSTLGDVYSLGILLLEMFTGMSPTDDMFKGSLDLHKFAEAALPDRALKVADPAIWLHEEAKGEDPATVRSRSERCLASVVGLGVSCSKQLPRERTAMRDAAAEMRAIRDAFLVQCATETWPAVGTSGLGSTDT, encoded by the exons ATGGCATTGGCAATGCGCGTCATGAGCTTGCTTCCTGCCACCATCGCCGTGATGATCGCAGCGGCCTCCTGGGGAGCGCACGGCGGTGCCAGCGACGAGGCCAGCGCGCTGCTTGCTTTCAAGGCTGAGCTCGCCGGCAGCGGCTCCGGCATGCTTGCATCCTGGAATGGCACCGCTGGCGTCTGCAGCTGGGAGGGCGTGGCGTGCACCAGCGGCCAGGTGGTGGCACTGAGCCTGCCCTCTTATGGGTTCGCCGGAGCCCTCTCCCCGGCCATTGGGAACCTCACTTTCCTGCGGACCCTGAACCTGAGTTCCAACTGGTTCCAGGGGGAGGTCCCAGCAAGCATCGGCCGCCTAGCGCGTCTGCAGACGCTTGATCTGAGCTACAATGCGTTCTCTGGTACGCTTCCTTCCAACCTCAGTTCCTGTGTCAGCTTACTGCTGTTAGATCTCAGCAGTAACCGGTTCCATGGGCGTATCCCTGTTGAGCTTGGAGACAAGCTAACAAGTCTTCAGAAGTTCTCACTGGGCAACAACAGCTTGACGGGTGCCATGCCAGGATTACTAGGTAACCTGTCATCCCTGAACTACCTTGATCTGAGAAAAAACCACCTCGAGGGTCCGATCCCACATGAACTCGGCAGCATGGGCGGCCTGCAGGTCCTTTTACTCCATGACAACAGACTCTCCGGTGTGCTTCCACACTCCCTGTACAATCTGTCCTCACTGAAAAAGTTGGGGGTAGGAGACAACATGCTGTCTGGAACCATCCCTGCTGATATCGGCGATAGGTTCCCCGGTATGGAAGCTCTTGACTTTTCTAGCAACCGATTCAGTGGAGCTATCCCACCTTCGCTCGGCAACCTCTCTGCTCTCACAAAACTAGTCCTTCAAGAAAATGGTTTTATTGGATAT CTTCAGGTTCTTGTTCTCGGCAACAACTCTTTCAGCGGGCAACTGCCTAATTCAGTCACAAACCTGTCATCAACTCTGCAAGGTCTTTATTTGGGAGACAATATGATTTCTGGGAATATTCCAATAAACATCGGAAATTTGGTTGGTCTTACAGTATTTGTGATGGGAAATACTTCTGTATCTGGACAGATTCCAGAGAGCATTGGTCAGCTAAGAAACTTGGGTGTGTTAGGCCTTTACAACACTAGCTTGTCAGGCCTCATACCTTCGTCACTAGGAAATCTTACACAGTTGAATAGGCTTTATGCATACTATGGAAACTTAGAGGGGCCAATTCCATCAAACTTGGGGAACTTAAAGAATGTGTTTGTCTTTGATCTCTCAACAAATCGACTCAATGGTTCAATTCCTATAGAGGTTTTAAAACTTCCTCAACTTTCCTGGTACTTAGACTTATCATATAATTCATTATCCGGGCCACTTCCAATTGAGGTTGGTACCATGGTGAATCTTAACGAACTGATTCTGTCTGGAAACAAGTTGTCAGGCACCATACCAGCTAGTGTTGGGAACTGTATATCGTTGGTACGGCTGCTGCTCGATAACAACTTATTAGAAGGAAGCATACCTCAATCTCTGAAGAATATAAAAGGTCTTGCATTACTGAACCTAACAATGAATAAGCTATCTGGTAGTATTCCTGATGCCCTTGCTAGCATTGGCCACCTGCAACAACTGTATCTTGCACACAACAACTTGTCAGGTTCCATCCCCAAAGTTCTACAGAATTTGACATTGTTGGCAAAACTGGATTTGTCCTTCAATGATCTGCAAGGCGAAGTGCcaaaagggggtccttttgCAAATGCAACTCACTTGTCAATTGATGGAAATGATGAGCTTTGTGGCGGAAACCCTCAACTTCATTTAGCTCCGTGCTCCACAGCAGCTGCGGAGAAGAACAGAAGGCGAATGTCAAGGTCACTTATGGTCACCGTAGCGTCAATCTGCGCACTTCTATTCTTAGGTTTAGTAGTTTGTCTTATCCATTTGATCCACAAGAGGCTCAgacaaggaaaggaaaatcaacTCATTCCCACAGTAATTGATGAACAGCACGAAAGGGTTTCATATCAAGCATTAGCAAATGGGACTGACCATTTTTCGCAGGTTAATCTGCTCGGACAAGGAAGCTATGGTGCAGTTTATAAGTGCACTTTACAAGACAAGGGAATTACCGCAGCTGTAAAGGTATTCAACGTGTGGCAATCTGGGTCTACTAGAAGTTTTGTGGCTGAATGTGAGGCACTGCGAAGGGTGCGCCACCGATGTCTCATAAAGATCATCACCTGTTGCTTAAGCATTGATCACCAAGGCCAAGAATTCAAGGCACTGGTTTTTGAGTTCATGCCCAATGGTAACCTAAATGGTTGGCTGCATCGAGCATCCAAAATACAGAGTCTGAGCAATACGCTCAGCTTAGCTCAGAGACTGGACATTGCGGTAGATATCATGGATGCTTTGGATTATCTTCACAATCAGTGTCAACCGCCTATTATCCATTGTGATCTCAAACCAAGTAACATCCTCCTTGCCGAAAGTATGAGTGCTCGGGTTGGAGATTTCGGCATATCAAAAATCCTTCCTGATGACACTAGCAAAACTATGCTGAATTCGGTTAGCTTCACTGGACTAAGAGGTTCCATTGGATACGTCGCTCCAG AGTACGGCGAGGGTCGCGCCGTCTCAACTCTTGGAGATGTTTACAGCCTCGGCATACTGTTGCTTGAGATGTTCACCGGGATGAGCCCTACTGACGACATGTTCAAAGGCTCCTTGGACCTTCATAAGTTCGCCGAGGCCGCTCTCCCCGACAGAGCCTTGAAGGTAGCCGACCCGGCAATCTGGCTTCATGAAGAAGCAAAGGGGGAAGACCCGGCCACGGTGAGAAGCAGAAGCGAGAGGTGCTTGGCTTCAGTGGTCGGGCTTGGCGTGTCCTGCTCAAAGCAGCTGCCAAGGGAGCGGACGGCGATGCGGGATGCTGCCGCTGAGATGCGTGCGATCAGAGATGCCTTCCTGGTTCAATGTGCAACAGAGACTTGGCCTGCAGTCGGCACCAGCGGCCTTGGAAGCACAGACACTTGA
- the LOC101755844 gene encoding probable LRR receptor-like serine/threonine-protein kinase At3g47570, producing MVKSKPYLQLGGPLADVSQSQKQKETATSHQITNQMRCMCMFSKTLKSKLFNTLQPSSTMALAMRVMSLLPATIAVMIAVASWGAHGGASDEASALLAFKAQLAGSGSGMLASWNGTAGVCGWEGVACTGGQVVALSLPSYGLAGALSPAIGNLTFLRTLNLSSNWFQGEVPASIGRLASLQTLDLSYNTFSGTLPSNLSACVSLLLLRLSSNRFHGRIPVELGDKLTSLQMLSLRNNSLTGAIPGSLGNLSSLIYLHLTENHLEGPIPHELGSMGGLQVLFLYENRLSGVLPHSLYNLSSLKSLWVGYNMLSGTIPADIGDRFPGMEALDFSSNRFSGAIPPSLANLSALTKLVLQGNDFIGYVPSALGKLSLTALYLGDNRLEANDSQGWEFIASLANSSQLQLLVLGNNSFSGQLPNSVTNLSSTLQGLYLGPNMISGNIPINIGNLVGLTVLEMANTFVSGQIPESIGQLRNLVQLALYNTSLSGLIPSSLGNLTQLNSLLAYYGNLEGPIPSNLGNLKNVFSFDLSTNRLNGSIPIEVLKLPRLSWYLDLSYNSLSGPLPTEVGTMVNLNELILSGNKLSGTIPASVGNCISLVRLLLDNNLLEGSIPQSLKNLKGLELLNLTMNKLSGSIPDALASIGNLQQLYLAHNNLSGSIPKVLQNLTLLAKLDLSFNDLQGEVPKGGPFANATRLSLDGNDELCGGNPQLHLAPCSTAAARKNRRRMSRSLMVTVASICAFLFLGLIVCLIHLIHKRLRQGKENQLIPTAIDEQHQRVSYQALANGTDHFSEVNLLGQGSYGAVYKCTLHDKGITAAVKVFNVRQSRSTRSFVAECEALRRVRHRCLIKIITCCLSIDHQGQEFKALVFEFMPNGNLNDWLHPASKIQSLSNTLSLAQRLNIAVDIMDALDYLHNQCQPPIIHCDLKPSNILLAEDMSARVGDFGISKILPEDTSKTLLNSVSFTGLRGSIGYVAPEYGEGRAVSTLGDVYSLGILLLEMFTGMSPTDDMFKGSLDLHKFAEAALPDRALEVADPAIWFHEEAKGENPATVRSRSERCLASVIGLGVSCSKQLPRERTAMRDAAAEMRAIRDAFLVQCATETWPAVGTTGLGSADS from the exons TCAAGGCTCAGCTCGCCGGCAGCGGTTCCGGCATGCTTGCATCCTGGAATGGCACCGCTGGCGTCTGCGGCTGGGAGGGCGTGGCGTGCACCGGCGGCCAGGTAGTGGCACTGAGCCTGCCCTCCTATGGGCTCGCCGGAGCCCTCTCCCCGGCCATTGGGAACCTCACTTTCCTGCGGACCCTGAACCTGAGTTCCAACTGGTTCCAGGGGGAGGTCCCAGCAAGCATCGGCCGCCTAGCGAGTCTGCAGACGCTTGATCTGAGCTACAATACGTTCTCTGGTACGCTTCCTTCCAACCTCAGTGCCTGTGTCAGCTTACTGCTGTTGAGGCTCAGTAGTAACCGGTTCCATGGGCGTATCCCTGTTGAGCTTGGAGACAAGCTAACAAGTCTTCAGATGTTGTCACTGCGCAACAACAGCTTGACGGGTGCCATACCAGGATCACTAGGTAACCTGTCATCCCTGATCTACCTTCATCTGACAGAAAACCACCTCGAGGGTCCGATCCCACATGAACTTGGCAGCATGGGCGGCCTGCAGGTCCTTTTCCTCTATGAGAACAGACTCTCCGGTGTGCTTCCACACTCCCTGTACAATCTGTCCTCACTGAAAAGCTTGTGGGTAGGATACAACATGCTGTCTGGAACCATCCCTGCTGATATCGGCGATAGGTTCCCCGGTATGGAAGCTCTTGACTTTTCTAGCAACCGATTCAGTGGAGCTATCCCACCTTCGCTCGCCAACCTCTCTGCTCTCACAAAACTAGTCCTTCAAGGAAATGATTTTATTGGATATGTGCCTTCTGCTTTGGGGAAGTTAAGTCTTACTGCCCTTTACTTGGGTGACAACAGGCTAGAAGCAAACGACAGTCAAGGGTGGGAATTCATAGCTTCACTGGCAAACAGCTCCCAGCTTCAGCTTCTTGTTCTCGGCAACAACTCTTTCAGCGGGCAACTGCCTAATTCAGTCACAAACCTGTCATCAACTCTGCAAGGTCTTTATTTGGGACCCAATATGATTTCTGGGAATATTCCAATAAACATCGGAAATTTGGTTGGTCTTACAGTACTTGAGATGGCAAATACTTTTGTATCTGGACAGATTCCAGAGAGCATTGGTCAGCTAAGAAACTTGGTTCAGCTAGCCCTTTACAACACTAGCTTGTCAGGCCTCATACCTTCATCACTAGGAAATCTTACACAGTTGAATAGCCTTTTAGCATACTATGGAAACTTAGAGGGGCCAATTCCATCAAACTTGGGGAACTTAAAGAATGTGTTTTCCTTTGATCTCTCAACAAATCGACTCAATGGTTCAATTCCTATAGAGGTTTTAAAACTTCCTCGACTTTCCTGGTACTTAGACTTATCATATAATTCATTATCCGGGCCACTTCCAACTGAGGTTGGTACCATGGTGAATCTTAACGAACTGATTCTGTCTGGAAACAAGTTGTCAGGCACCATACCAGCTAGTGTTGGGAACTGTATATCGTTGGTACGGCTGCTGCTCGATAACAACTTATTAGAAGGAAGCATACCGCAATCTCTGAAGAACTTAAAAGGTCTTGAATTACTGAACCTAACAATGAATAAGCTATCTGGTAGTATTCCTGATGCCCTTGCTAGCATTGGCAACCTGCAACAACTGTATCTTGCACACAACAACTTGTCAGGTTCCATCCCCAAAGTTCTACAGAATTTGACATTGTTGGCAAAACTGGATTTGTCCTTCAATGATCTGCAAGGCGAAGTGCcaaaagggggtccttttgCAAATGCAACTCGCTTGTCACTTGATGGAAATGATGAGCTTTGTGGCGGAAACCCTCAACTTCATTTAGCTCCGTGCTCCACAGCTGCTGCGAGGAAGAACAGAAGGCGAATGTCAAGATCACTTATGGTCACCGTTGCGTCAATCTGCGCATTTCTATTCTTAGGTTTAATAGTTTGTCTTATCCATTTGATCCACAAGAGGCTCAgacaaggaaaggaaaatcaacTCATTCCCACAGCAATTGATGAACAGCACCAAAGGGTTTCATATCAAGCATTAGCAAATGGGACTGACCATTTTTCGGAGGTTAATCTGCTCGGACAAGGAAGCTATGGTGCAGTTTATAAGTGCACTTTACATGACAAGGGAATTACCGCAGCTGTAAAGGTATTCAACGTACGGCAATCTAGGTCTACTAGAAGTTTTGTGGCTGAATGTGAGGCACTGCGAAGGGTGCGCCACCGATGTCTCATAAAGATCATCACCTGTTGCTTAAGCATTGATCACCAAGGCCAAGAATTCAAGGCACTGGTTTTTGAGTTCATGCCCAATGGTAACCTAAATGATTGGCTGCATCCAGCATCCAAGATACAGAGTCTGAGCAATACGCTCAGCTTAGCTCAGAGACTGAACATTGCGGTAGATATCATGGATGCTCTGGATTATCTTCACAATCAGTGTCAACCGCCTATTATCCATTGTGATCTCAAACCAAGTAACATCCTCCTTGCCGAAGATATGAGTGCTCGGGTTGGAGATTTCGGCATATCAAAAATCCTTCCTGAAGACACTAGCAAAACTCTGCTGAATTCAGTTAGCTTCACTGGACTAAGAGGTTCCATCGGATATGTCGCTCCAG AGTACGGCGAGGGTCGCGCTGTCTCAACTCTTGGAGATGTTTACAGCCTCGGCATACTGTTGCTTGAGATGTTCACCGGGATGAGCCCTACTGACGACATGTTCAAAGGCTCCTTGGACCTTCATAAGTTCGCCGAGGCCGCTCTCCCCGACAGAGCCTTGGAGGTAGCCGACCCGGCAATCTGGTTTCATGAAGAAGCAAAGGGGGAAAACCCTGCCACGGTGAGAAGCAGAAGCGAGAGGTGCTTGGCTTCAGTGATCGGGCTTGGCGTGTCCTGCTCAAAGCAGCTGCCAAGGGAGCGGACGGCGATGCGGGATGCTGCCGCTGAGATGCGTGCGATCAGAGATGCCTTCCTGGTTCAATGTGCAACAGAGACTTGGCCTGCAGTCGGCACCACCGGCCTTGGAAGCGCAGACAGTTGA